One stretch of Gopherus flavomarginatus isolate rGopFla2 chromosome 2, rGopFla2.mat.asm, whole genome shotgun sequence DNA includes these proteins:
- the LOC127043756 gene encoding trichohyalin-like: MGTMNPRTIHSEIQNLAKLNQGFINSEDRRFLRESVASMENPMSPTSSHTAAGEMVREADKLLKEAGNKENDLETDAEEVIEPDQDNHQEMTDQNLQLTDEMTKQANEKNREAFDVLSKGELQKAIDLFSDAIKLNLYLVNSYTNRANVFVHLHKPNAAISDCNRAIELNPNLAQPYKVRGKALQLLGLLEEAACDLALACKLDYDEDASNVVREVQVRTQKNSEHKTKNEQKCKHRETLERVKRALATGSADKTAPWDQEKAQREKESSEEPESEESELEIDNEGVIEPDEDEPQEMGDETLKVTDEMMKQAVEKKREAFDAVAKGELQRAVDLFTDAIKLNPRLTILYANRASVYVQLQKPNAAIRDCDRAININPDSAQPYKWRGKALRLLGYWQEAAEDLSLACQLDYDEETNAMLNEVQPRAQKVTHHWRKYEQKQKEKRFKEALERMKKAMEERGGAQLQTPEEQERDELEAWQEEERAQPQDTQKHERVKLQASWEQWGAHLKYSAVQEGALPVAHGDKENFQLKAQGRAESEEESSEEPESELEIDYEGVIEPDEDEPQEMGDETLKVTDEMMKQAVEKKKEAFDAVAKGELQRAVDLFTDAIKLNPRLTILYANRASVYVQLQKPNAAIRDCDRAININPDSAQPYKWRGKALRLLGYWQEAAKDLSLACQLDYDEETNAMLNEVQPRAQKITHHWRKYEQKCKEDEFKEMVERIKKVLEEQESAQKALEEQEIDEKAALEEQEKSMKEPETTEQIVLKEQEDNQQEPMEEQERAQKKALKEQESVQPMDLEEQLIALQTELEEQLKTQQMELEEEERALQKLLEEQERTQKKVLEKQERTQMKALEELERAQQLALKELERAQKKVLEEQEKSQKAALEEQERAQKKSQKEKERAEKALEELARAHKMALKELEIAQKKGLEEHERAQQKALTEQKKAHMAMEELEKAHKKQERAQKAALEEQRRAQKALEVLEREQRKAMEEQKRAQKKAMEEQEKAQKVLEELARVQQQTLEEKERAQKKTREEQERAQKALEELVRAQKEALDEQERVQKKATEEQKRAKKALEELERAQKKALEELERAQKKALEEQERARKKALEEQDRAQKGLEELERAQKKALEEQERARKKALEEQDRAQKGLEELEKTQTKALEELERAQKEVLQEQEKAQKKALEEQKRAQKALEKLERAQKNSLEELERVQKGVLDEPENAQKVALEEHEKAQKKVLEEEEETQKEAPEEHEGTHKMLWEDLERAQKKDLEELEKAHKKVCVEQERDQEKDVEEQETATEEQLRAQKEPEHATSSLRPLAKSIWDYFESG; this comes from the coding sequence ATGGGCACCATGAATCCTAGAACAATTCACAGTGAGATCCAGAACTTGGCAAAATTGAATCAGGGCTTTATAAATTCTGAAGATCGCCGCTTCCTTCGGGAATCAGTGGCAAGTATGGAAAATCCCATGTCTCCCACTTCAAGTCATACAGCTGCAGGTGAGATGGTCAGGGAGGCAGATAAGCTCCTGAAAGAGGCTGGGAACAAAGAGAATGATTTGGAAACGGATGCAGAGGAGGTGATTGAACCAGACCAAGATAATCACCAAGAGATGACAGACCAAAACTTGCAGCTAACGGATGAGATGACAAAGCAGGCCAATGAAAAGAATAGGGAGGCCTTTGATGTCCTGTCTAAAGGTGAACTTCAGAAAGCAATTGACTTGTTCTCAGATGCCATCAAGCTGAATCTATACCTTGTCAACTCGTATACTAACAGAGCCAATGTCTTTGTGCACCTTCACAAACCAAACGCTGCCATTAGTGACTGTAACAGAGCCATAGAACTCAACCCTAACTTAGCACAGCCCTACAAGGTGCGAGGAaaagcactccagctcctggggctctTGGAAGAAGCAGCTTGTGACCTGGCCTTGGCTTGCAAACTGGATTATGATGAAGATGCCAGTAATGTGGTAAGGGAAGTGCAGGTGAGAACCCAGAAGAACTCtgaacacaaaacaaagaatgaGCAAAAATGTAAGCACAGGGAGACACTGGAGAGAGTGAAAAGGGCTCTGGCAACAGGAAGCGCTGATAAGACAGCCCCCTGGGATCAGGAAAAAGCACAGAGGGAGAAGGAGTCCAGTGAGGAGCCCGAGAGTGAGGAGAGTGAGTTGGAGATCGATAACGAAGGGGTGATTGAACCCGATGAGGATGAGCCTCAAGAGATGGGAGACGAGACTCTGAAGGTAACAGACGAAATGATGAAGCAGGCCGTTGAAAAGAAGAGGGAGGCTTTTGATGCAGTGGCTAAAGGAGAACTTCAGAGAGCTGTTGATTTGTTCACAGATGCCATCAAACTGAACCCACGGCTTACGATTTTATATGCCAACCGAGCCAGTGTCTATGTGCAGTTGCAGAAGCCAAATGCTGCCATTAGAGACTGTGACAGAGCCATAAATATCAACCCTGACTCCGCACAGCCCTACAAGTGGCGAGGGAAAGCACTCCGACTCCTGGGTTACTGGCAGGAGGCTGCCGAGGACCTGTCCTTGGCCTGTCAGCTGGATTATGATGAAGAGACCAATGCCATGCTGAATGAGGTGCAGCCAAGGGCCCAGAAAGTCACCCACCACTGGAGGAAGTATGAGcaaaagcaaaaggaaaagagATTTAAGGAGGCCCTGGAGAGAATGAAGAAAGCCATGGAGGAGAGGGGGGGAGCTCAACTTCAGACACCTGAGGAACAGGAAAGAGATGAGCTTGAGGCCTGGCAAGAAGAGGAAAGAGCTCAGCCTCAGGATACCCAGAAACATGAAAGAGTTAAGCTTCAGGCCTCCTGGGAACAATGGGGCGCACATCTTAAATACTCTGCAGTACAAGAAGGAGCTCTGCCAGTGGCCCATGGTGACAAGGAGAATTTCCAGCTGAAGGCCCAGGGGAGAGCTGAGAGTGAGGAAGAGTCCAGTGAGGAACCCGAGAGTGAGTTGGAGATCGATTATGAAGGGGTGATTGAACCTGATGAGGATGAGCCCCAAGAGATGGGAGACGAGACTCTGAAGGTAACAGACGAAATGATGAAACAGGCCGTTGAAAAGAAGAAGGAGGCTTTTGATGCAGTGGCTAAAGGAGAACTTCAGAGAGCTGTTGATTTGTTCACAGATGCCATCAAACTGAACCCACGGCTTACAATTTTATATGCCAACCGAGCCAGTGTCTATGTGCAGTTGCAGAAGCCAAATGCTGCCATTAGAGACTGTGACAGAGCCATAAATATCAACCCTGACTCCGCACAGCCCTACAAGTGGCGAGGGAAAGCACTCCGACTCCTGGGTTACTGGCAGGAGGCTGCCAAGGACCTGTCCTTGGCCTGTCAGCTGGATTATGATGAAGAGACCAATGCCATGCTGAATGAGGTGCAGCCAAGGGCCCAGAAAATCACCCACCATTGGAGGAAGTATGAGCAAAAGTGCAAGGAAGATGAATTTAAGGAGATGGTAGAGAGGATAAAGAAAGTCTTGGAGGAGCAGGAGAGTGCTCAGAAAGCCCTGGAAGAACAGGAGATAGATGAGAAAGCAGCCCTAGAGGAACAGGAGAAATCCATGAAGGAACCTGAGACAACTGAGCAGATAGTGCTgaaagaacaggaggacaatCAACAGGAGCCAATGGAGGAACAAGAGAGAGCTCAGAAGAAGGCATTGAAGGAACAAGAGTCAGTTCAGCCGATGGATCTGGAGGAACAGTTGATAGCTTTGCAGACTGAGCTGGAAGAACAGTTGAAAACTCAGCAGATGgagctggaggaagaggagagagctCTGCAGAAGTTGCTGGAGGAACAGGAGAGGACCCAAAAGAAGGTGCTGGAAAAACAGGAGAGAACCCAGATGAAGGCTCTGGAAGAACTGGAAAGAGCTCAACAGCTGGCTCTGAAGGAACTGGAAAGAGCTCAGAAGAAGGTCTTAGAGGAACAGGAAAAATCTCAGAAGGCAGCCCTGGAAGAACAGGAGAGAGCTCAGAAGAAATCccagaaggaaaaggagagagctGAGAAAGCCCTGGAGGAACTGGCAAGAGCTCATAAGATGGCCCTGAAGGAACTGGAGATTGCTCAGAAAAAAGGCCTGGAGGAAcatgaaagagcccagcagaaggcCTTGACAGAACAAAAGAAAGCTCATATGGCTATGGAAGAACTGGAGAAAGCTCATAAGAAGCAAGAGAGAGCACAGAAGGCTGCCCTAGAGGAGCAGAGGAGAGCTCAGAAAGCCCTAGAGGTACTGGAAAGAGAACAGAgaaaggccatggaggagcagaaGAGAGCTCAAAAGAAGGCCATGGAGGAACAGGAAAAAGCCCAGAAAGTCCTGGAGGAACTGGCCAGAGTTCAGCAGCAGACTctagaggaaaaagagagagctCAGAAGAAGACCAGAGAGGAACAGGAGAGAGCCCAGAAAGCCCTGGAAGAATTGGTGAGAGCTCAGAAAGAGGCTCTAGATGAACAAGAGAGAGTTCAGAAGAAGGCTACAGAGGAACAGAAGAGGGCTAAAAAGGCCTTGGAGGAACTGGAGAGAGCTCAGAAAAAGGCCTTGGAGGAACTGGAGAGAGCTCAGAAAAAGGCCCTGGAGGAACAAGAGAGAGCGCGAAAGAAAGCCCTGGAGGAACAGGATAGGGCTCAAAAAGGCCTGGAGGAACTGGAGAGAGCTCAGAAAAAGGCCCTGGAGGAACAAGAGAGAGCGCGAAAGAAAGCCCTGGAGGAACAGGATAGGGCTCAAAAAGGCCTGGAGGAACTGGAGAAAACTCAGACAAAGGCATTGGAGGAACTGGAGAGAGCTCAGAAAGAGGTACTGCAGGAACAAGAGAAAGCTCAGAAGAAAGCTCTGGAGGAACAGAAGAGGGCTCAGAAAGctctggagaaactggagagagctCAGAAAAACTCCCTAGAGgagctggagagagttcagaaaggggtcttggatgagccagaaaatGCTCAGAAGGTGGCCCTGGAGGAACATGAGAAAGCTCAGAAAAAGGTtctagaggaagaggaggaaactcAGAAAGAGGCCCCAGAAGAACATGAAGGAACTCATAAAATGTTGTGGGAAGACCTGGAAAGAGCACAGAAAAAAGACTTAGAGGAATTGGAGAAAGCTCATAAAAAGGTCTGTGTAGAACAGGAAAGAGATCAGGAGAAAGATGTAGAGGAACAGGAAACAGCCACAGAGGAACAACTGAGAGCTCAAAAAGAGCCAGAGCATGCAACAAGTTCATTAAGACCTCTCGCAAAATCCATTTGGGACTATTTTGAATCAGGCTAG